Proteins co-encoded in one Salvia splendens isolate huo1 chromosome 4, SspV2, whole genome shotgun sequence genomic window:
- the LOC121797714 gene encoding plastid division protein PDV1-like codes for MKWEMEIDEIEAVLEKIWDLHDKLSDAIHSISRAHFLNSIKNPTRRPDAFSVNRKKKSPDDDPDNKIGSGFVFVKEFRIDDDEVAVLEAKSLYSIRTALENLEDQLEFFHTVQTQQKAERDAAIARLEQSRIILAMRLADHQGKKYKVIEEAQALVGDVRDASPFVAPEHLYGSTPYPSNEKFGPEKGKRPNAVVNFLLSSYAFVTKSLKLDQTVGIVGNAALLAISMLAFLHLNQIGHKMQDPPTFDRERRKFPQSRGSSSGDALTQLDVTLARG; via the exons ATGAAATGGGAAATGGAGATAGACGAGATTGAAGCCGTGCTCGAGAAAATATGGGATTTGCACGACAAGCTCAGCGACGCCATCCACTCTATCTCTCGAGCTCATTTCCTCAATTCTATTAAGAACCCCACCCGGAGGCCCGATGCTTTTTCTGTCAACCGGAAGAAGAAATCCCCTGACGATGATCCGGATAACAAAATCGGGTCGGGCTTTGTCTTCGTCAAGGAGTTCCGGATCGACGACGATGAAGTGGCGGTTCTCGAGGCCAAGAGCTTGTACTCTATTCGGACCGCCCTCGAGAATCTCGAAGACCAGCTTGAGTTCTTCCAT ACTGTACAAACTCAACAGAAGGCAGAGAGAGATGCAGCGATAGCCCGTCTTGAACAAAGTCGTATTATCCTTGCAATGAGACTGGCTGATCATCAAGGAAAGAAATACAAAGTCATTGAAGAAGCGCAAGCTTTGGTAGGAGATGTGCGTGATGCAAGCCCTTTTGTTGCACCTGAACATCTATATGGCTCAACACCATATCCTTCCAATGAAAAGTTTGGGCCAGAGAAAGGGAAAAGGCCAAATGCAGTTGTCAATTTCCTTCTCTCGAGCTATGCTTTTGTTACAAAGTCCCTTAAATTGGATCAAACAGTTGGGATAGTGGGGAATGCTGCTTTGCTTGCTATAAGCATGCTTGCATTTTTACATCTTAATCAAATCGGTCACAAGATGCAAGATCCTCCAACTTTTGacagagagagaagaaagttCCCTCAGTCGCGTGGTTCATCATCTGGTGATGCTTTAACACAGTTGGATGTCACGTTGGCTAGGGGTTGA